Genomic DNA from Candidatus Nitronereus thalassa:
GCCTGGGCCCCAAAGCTTTTCAGAGATTGCATCCCAAGAGTGGCCATTCGATTAATATCTTTGACCCGGTCAGGGTCAGAACTAATGGATGGTGTTTCCACCATCTGAGACAAGAGGTCTTCAAAGTGAGACCGTGATGATCGGATATAGGATTCCAAATGCGCGTTTCGTTTCGTCATGGATAACTCTTATCCTATAGTCAACATTTCTACTATCCAAAGTAAAAAGGAACTGGGGAAAAACTCAGAACAAATATGGCAATCGCCAACCATCCAACCCACACCCGTCCTCGACCTAATTCGGCGGAAGGATCAATAACAGGTGGGTGAGCAATTCCCACCAACACCGTCAATCCCGCCCACAACAACCATCCGGGCCATCCCCAAATACCCAGCACCACTAAGATTGGAAGCACTGCATATGCCAACGTCCGTTGACGCCGTCCGAATAAGGCAAAGGCCACATGCCCTCCATCGAGCTGCCCTACTGGCAACAGATTTAAGGCGGTAACAAAGAGACCAAACCAGGCCGCGAACCCAACAGGGTGCAACACAATATCATAAGTTTCGGGAATAGGACCAAAGACTAACCATGCGAAAAACTGAAGAAGCAGAGGCTCTCCCAATTGTAGCCCATACAAACCCAGTTTGGGCACCACCGTGGACAGCGACAATCCGATAATCAAAGCCACCACCGCCACCACAAATCCTGCAATAGGCCCCGCCACTCCGATATCAAATAAAGCCCGACGATTCATGATGGGCGAGCGCATCCGAATAATAGCCCCAAACGTTCCAATGAATTGGGGAGGCCCTGGAATGAACATGGGAAGGGATGCTGGAACCCGATGGATCCGCGAAAGCCAAAAGTGGCCAAATTCATGAGTCACAAGAATTCCCAGAAGTGTGGCGGCAAATGGCCACCCTTGAAACAAATTCTCGGGATACCGTATTAAAAAATCCCAGGCGCCTTTCACTGGGTGAGTATTGACCTGATAAGCCCCAGCCCAAAGAGTGGTAAAAACCGTGACGACAAAAAGAAGAATCGGGAGGTAGAGAATTGAAAAGATGCTTGGGGCCTCAGGAACATGGGCCTCCCATTCCGGAGGCCATTCATAAGTGTCGGAAGGTAAATCTTCTTGAGGATTTTCTTCTGGGCGATCACCAATTCTGCCGGGGGGAACTTTGTGGTCATCCATGAACGTTTTGATTCTGAGCGAGGCAGGAGATAATCATCCAAATGGATTATGAATTTTTTCTTCTTTTACCGTGGTCGCGGGACCATGTCCAGGCAGCAATACCGTCTCGTCAGGAAGCTGTAACACGCATCCACGCACAGATTGCAAATGCTCCGGGTAAAGGGAGAAGGGGTTCGATCGTCCAATCGACCCAGCAAAGAGCGTATCACCCACAAAGCAAATCTTATGATCGACGAGGGACACCTGGAAACAGAACCCGCCGGGGGTATGCCCAGGCGTCGCCAAGCAGGTTACCGTAAGGGAACCCACAGAAATTTTTTGCCCGTTATGCGGGACAACAAGCTTCTCTTTCTCTGGTTTCCAGGGTAACAATGGAAAATCACCATTCCCCAAATACACAGGAACCGGCCATTCCTTCAAAATGCTATCGAGCCCACCGGCATGATCGGTATGTCCATGGGTTAAACACACTCCAACGAGCTTGAACCCTCGGCTTTTTACTTCGGCCAACATGGCCTTGGCATTGTACGCCGTATCAATAAAGACTGCCTCTTTGGTTCCGGCATCGAAAAGCACATAGCCTTTAACCTCATAACCGCCAATTTCTCCCCTCACGGTAATAACGGCGGTTTCAAGCCAGCTCGGCGATGGAATGGGTTCCCACAGCTCAATCGCAACAGCATTCAACGCCCTGGATTTTAAGGACAATACGTTGGCGGTAGCCTCAACCTCAGCGGCCGAAGGCATGCGCACACCTTTTTCAAGACTTTCCCAATCGGTGCGCGACAAGGTAGCGTGTTCCGACACCTGCTCCACCGAATACGCAAGTCCGGATCTGGCTTTTTTCACAATATCGCAAAATTCGTCTTCAAGCGGCATAGGTTATTCCTTGAATTCCTCTTGTCTCCTTAAAAACCTGAATTCGGTCGCACCGCCTAATTCATCATAGGAGATTTTGCCAGGCTTGCACCATCACCGAGTCAATATCAATCAACACCACCGATTGCAAGAATTCTGGCTGGAATCGGCGAATTTCTTCAATCATTTCGCGCGCGCATTCTTGCGGGGAGACTTTTCCAACGCCTGTCCCCAAACCCGGAAGGGCCAGGGATTGAAACCCTTGTTCATCAGCAAGAACCAAGGCGGCCCGGGTCGCTGCACCCACATTCGTTGGTGGAATT
This window encodes:
- a CDS encoding MBL fold metallo-hydrolase, with protein sequence MPLEDEFCDIVKKARSGLAYSVEQVSEHATLSRTDWESLEKGVRMPSAAEVEATANVLSLKSRALNAVAIELWEPIPSPSWLETAVITVRGEIGGYEVKGYVLFDAGTKEAVFIDTAYNAKAMLAEVKSRGFKLVGVCLTHGHTDHAGGLDSILKEWPVPVYLGNGDFPLLPWKPEKEKLVVPHNGQKISVGSLTVTCLATPGHTPGGFCFQVSLVDHKICFVGDTLFAGSIGRSNPFSLYPEHLQSVRGCVLQLPDETVLLPGHGPATTVKEEKIHNPFG
- a CDS encoding site-2 protease family protein; this translates as MDDHKVPPGRIGDRPEENPQEDLPSDTYEWPPEWEAHVPEAPSIFSILYLPILLFVVTVFTTLWAGAYQVNTHPVKGAWDFLIRYPENLFQGWPFAATLLGILVTHEFGHFWLSRIHRVPASLPMFIPGPPQFIGTFGAIIRMRSPIMNRRALFDIGVAGPIAGFVVAVVALIIGLSLSTVVPKLGLYGLQLGEPLLLQFFAWLVFGPIPETYDIVLHPVGFAAWFGLFVTALNLLPVGQLDGGHVAFALFGRRQRTLAYAVLPILVVLGIWGWPGWLLWAGLTVLVGIAHPPVIDPSAELGRGRVWVGWLAIAIFVLSFSPVPFYFG